From a region of the Rhinatrema bivittatum chromosome 15, aRhiBiv1.1, whole genome shotgun sequence genome:
- the ILDR1 gene encoding immunoglobulin-like domain-containing receptor 1 isoform X2, with amino-acid sequence MTAMTISGKCASSFRGEDRMNPFWAWITGSGRSPFGTSSDVMACVPPGADLVISEVMWWDHGVYYCAVEAPGDTSGDPDKEVKLVVLHWLTVLFIIMGAVLLFIFIAICWCQCCPQCCCCHVRCPCCPTKCCCPEEALARHRYMKQAQGLLPWMMEKPMYLGGERNSYHSSYQLNPLLQRDFSLQNSFPIFQQPNYPPPSNKVLDYLEAEIKNLNTVQPLQTGMKCSSGSHHPSMLSSLGEIEVRDVERRVIQLPPIIEHITASQRTSNSSRQRSNRAGSWDPLEDERDRRQNQALVDPRSSGGSSSHNRVSRERQHENRPYSQREEAYHSGHYSSRRDASPIRRQDRGSYSDDSYCDGPRGRPNCRSNRRWSPDRRKNRSGRRGSPERTLGPRGRRRSYSPPSRHGSWSSDEDRDRPRGRSRRRDGHHSEWPEEKPPSYRSLDITVGKSHNYRVDRQSDRASSRSGRSVII; translated from the exons ATGACTGCAATGACAATCAGCGGGAAGTGCGCATCGTCATTCAGAGGCGAGGACAGAATGAACCCATTCTGGGCGTGGATTACAGGCAGCGGAAGATCACCATTCGGGACC AGTTCTGATGTCATGGCTTGCGTCCCTCCAGGAGCTGATCTTGTCATCAGTGAAGTGATGTGGTGGGACCATGGCGTTTACTACTGTGCAGTTGAAGCTCCGGGAGACACCTCCGGTGATCCAGACAAAGAGGTTAAATTAGTGGTGCTGC ATTGGCTGACTGTACTGTTTATCATCATGGGAGCCgtcctcctcttcatcttcaTCGCTATCTGCTGGTGCCAGTGCTGTCCCCAGTGTTGCTGTTGCCATGTCCGCTGCCCCTGCTGCCCAACCAAGTGCTGCTGTCCTGAAGAAG CCCTAGCCCGGCATAGGTACATGAAGCAGGCACAGGGGTTACTGCCGTGGATGATGGAGAAGCCAATGTATCTGGGCGGAGAAAGGAACTCTTATCATTCCTCGTACCAGCTGAACCCCCTGCTGCAAAGAG ATTTTTCCTTGCAGAACAGCTTCCCGATATTCCAGCAGCCCAACTACCCTCCTCCCAGCAACAAAGTCTTGGATTACCTAGAAGCAGAAATAAAAAACCTCAACACAGTACAGCCGCTGCAAACTGGCATGAAGTGCAGCAGTGGCAGCCACCACCCCAGCATGCTCTCATCCCTTGGTGAGATTGAAGTGCGGGACGTGGAGCGCAGGGTCATTCAGCTGCCTCCCATCATTGAGCACATTACGGCTTCCCAGAGGACCAGCAACTCCTCACGCCAGCGCAGCAACAGGGCAGGGTCCTGGGACCCGCTGGAAGATGAGAGGGACAGAAGGCAGAACCAGGCCTTGGTAGACCCTCGTTCcagtggaggcagcagcagccatAATCGAGTGTCTCGGGAAAGGCAGCATGAGAATCGCCCTTATAGTCAGCGGGAAGAGGCTTACCACAGCGGCCATTACAGTTCCAGGCGTGACGCATCGCCTATTCGCAGGCAGGACCGCGGCAGCTATAGTGATGACTCCTATTGCGATGGTCCCAGGGGGCGTCCAAACTGCCGCTCGAACAGGAGGTGGTCTCCGGACAGAAGGAAGAATCGCTCAGGGAGGAGGGGCAGTCCTGAACGAACCTTGGGGCCTAGAGGTCGGCGGCGAAGCTATTCTCCACCATCACGGCATGGCTCCTGGAGCTCGGATGAGGATCGCGACCGCCCTCGGGGGCGCAGCAGACGTCGTGATGGCCATCACTCTGAATGGCCGGAAGAGAAGCCTCCAAGTTATCGGTCACTGGACATCACAGTGGGAAAAAGTCACAACTACAGAGTGGACAGGCAGTCG GACCGAGCAAGCTCACGCAGTGGAAGGAGTGTCATCATTTAG
- the ILDR1 gene encoding immunoglobulin-like domain-containing receptor 1 isoform X1 — MAALLLLCAWIPAGCLSLMVTVQDTQRYTLLFSSIILKCDYSTSALVADVTVTWRFKSFCKDPIFDYYSAAYQAALNLHQDPANDCNDNQREVRIVIQRRGQNEPILGVDYRQRKITIRDRADLVISEVMWWDHGVYYCAVEAPGDTSGDPDKEVKLVVLHWLTVLFIIMGAVLLFIFIAICWCQCCPQCCCCHVRCPCCPTKCCCPEEALARHRYMKQAQGLLPWMMEKPMYLGGERNSYHSSYQLNPLLQRDFSLQNSFPIFQQPNYPPPSNKVLDYLEAEIKNLNTVQPLQTGMKCSSGSHHPSMLSSLGEIEVRDVERRVIQLPPIIEHITASQRTSNSSRQRSNRAGSWDPLEDERDRRQNQALVDPRSSGGSSSHNRVSRERQHENRPYSQREEAYHSGHYSSRRDASPIRRQDRGSYSDDSYCDGPRGRPNCRSNRRWSPDRRKNRSGRRGSPERTLGPRGRRRSYSPPSRHGSWSSDEDRDRPRGRSRRRDGHHSEWPEEKPPSYRSLDITVGKSHNYRVDRQSDRASSRSGRSVII, encoded by the exons GATGTCTCTCCCTGATGGTGACGGTGCAGGATACTCAGCGCTACACCTTACTCTTCTCCAGTATCATCCTAAAGTGTGACTACAGCACCTCGGCCCTGGTGGCAGATGTGACCGTGACTTGGCGTTTCAAATCTTTCTGCAAGGACCCCATCTTCGACTATTACTCTGCCG CATACCAGGCGGCTTTAAATCTGCACCAGGACCCTGCCAATGACTGCAATGACAATCAGCGGGAAGTGCGCATCGTCATTCAGAGGCGAGGACAGAATGAACCCATTCTGGGCGTGGATTACAGGCAGCGGAAGATCACCATTCGGGACC GAGCTGATCTTGTCATCAGTGAAGTGATGTGGTGGGACCATGGCGTTTACTACTGTGCAGTTGAAGCTCCGGGAGACACCTCCGGTGATCCAGACAAAGAGGTTAAATTAGTGGTGCTGC ATTGGCTGACTGTACTGTTTATCATCATGGGAGCCgtcctcctcttcatcttcaTCGCTATCTGCTGGTGCCAGTGCTGTCCCCAGTGTTGCTGTTGCCATGTCCGCTGCCCCTGCTGCCCAACCAAGTGCTGCTGTCCTGAAGAAG CCCTAGCCCGGCATAGGTACATGAAGCAGGCACAGGGGTTACTGCCGTGGATGATGGAGAAGCCAATGTATCTGGGCGGAGAAAGGAACTCTTATCATTCCTCGTACCAGCTGAACCCCCTGCTGCAAAGAG ATTTTTCCTTGCAGAACAGCTTCCCGATATTCCAGCAGCCCAACTACCCTCCTCCCAGCAACAAAGTCTTGGATTACCTAGAAGCAGAAATAAAAAACCTCAACACAGTACAGCCGCTGCAAACTGGCATGAAGTGCAGCAGTGGCAGCCACCACCCCAGCATGCTCTCATCCCTTGGTGAGATTGAAGTGCGGGACGTGGAGCGCAGGGTCATTCAGCTGCCTCCCATCATTGAGCACATTACGGCTTCCCAGAGGACCAGCAACTCCTCACGCCAGCGCAGCAACAGGGCAGGGTCCTGGGACCCGCTGGAAGATGAGAGGGACAGAAGGCAGAACCAGGCCTTGGTAGACCCTCGTTCcagtggaggcagcagcagccatAATCGAGTGTCTCGGGAAAGGCAGCATGAGAATCGCCCTTATAGTCAGCGGGAAGAGGCTTACCACAGCGGCCATTACAGTTCCAGGCGTGACGCATCGCCTATTCGCAGGCAGGACCGCGGCAGCTATAGTGATGACTCCTATTGCGATGGTCCCAGGGGGCGTCCAAACTGCCGCTCGAACAGGAGGTGGTCTCCGGACAGAAGGAAGAATCGCTCAGGGAGGAGGGGCAGTCCTGAACGAACCTTGGGGCCTAGAGGTCGGCGGCGAAGCTATTCTCCACCATCACGGCATGGCTCCTGGAGCTCGGATGAGGATCGCGACCGCCCTCGGGGGCGCAGCAGACGTCGTGATGGCCATCACTCTGAATGGCCGGAAGAGAAGCCTCCAAGTTATCGGTCACTGGACATCACAGTGGGAAAAAGTCACAACTACAGAGTGGACAGGCAGTCG GACCGAGCAAGCTCACGCAGTGGAAGGAGTGTCATCATTTAG